From a region of the Triticum aestivum cultivar Chinese Spring chromosome 7D, IWGSC CS RefSeq v2.1, whole genome shotgun sequence genome:
- the LOC123170288 gene encoding E3 ubiquitin-protein ligase Os03g0188200-like, with protein MVMGKHLVAVGRDLIFRGPHTLTPRATPSTGSNTTKSTIISVVICVLFFLVGLCGYINKYCRRVDDGRATAAAPVGGRSSSGRSSRKRGLEQSVVATFPVMPWRGHHKKDKEKEKTVMDEEEERCPVCLAVFEEGDNLRLLPHCSHVFHPECIDPWLQARATCPLCRANLERPLPADAVAIAMPAERSDDDNVDDGKEEEEAMELEMLRTERRAARLPSVATGKLTLPAPVERIAERVSAEDINKPPSSVDVIGPS; from the coding sequence ATGGTTATGGGCAAACACCTGGTCGCTGTCGGCAGAGACCTGATCTTTAGGGGGCCGCATACACTGACGCCGAGGGCGACGCCATCGACGGGCAGTAACACCACCAAGTCGACCATCATCTCGGTGGTGATATGCGTCCTGTTCTTCCTGGTCGGCCTCTGCGGCTACATCAACAAGTACTGCCGCCGCGTCGACGACGGCAGGGCCACGGCAGCAGCGCCGGTGGGAGGCAGGTCATCCTCAGGGAGGAGCTCCAGGAAGCGCGGGCTGGAGCAGTCGGTGGTGGCGACGTTCCCGGTCATGCCGTGGAGGGGCCACCacaagaaggacaaggagaaggagaagacggTGATGGATGAAGAGGAGGAGCGCTGCCCCGTGTGCCTGGCGGTGTTCGAGGAAGGCGACAACCTCCGGCTGCTGCCGCACTGCTCGCACGTGTTCCACCCGGAGTGCATCGACCCCTGGCTGCAGGCTCGGGCGACCTGCCCCCTGTGCCGGGCCAACCTTGAGAGGCCGCTGCCGGCCGACGCCGTGGCGATTGCGATGCCGGCCGAGCGAAGCGACGACGACAACGTGGATgacgggaaggaggaggaggaggccatggaGCTCGAGATGCTACGCACAGAGCGACGGGCGGCGAGGCTGCCATCAGTCGCCACGGGGAAGCTGACACTGCCGGCTCCAGTAGAGCGCATCGCTGAGAGAGTGTCTGCGGAGGACATTAACAAGCCGCCGTCCAGCGTCGATGTCATCGGCCCAAGCTAG